A stretch of Cyanobacterium sp. HL-69 DNA encodes these proteins:
- a CDS encoding Diadenylate cyclase spyDAC bacterial checkpoint controller DisA: MFWSGFFPDNLKIFLLFFLDVGLVSLFFYLIITLLQERRAQRMVRGLLFLIILYLLCDRLLELTIISFFLEQLILICSLSMGVVFQSDFRRFLEQLGKGEIKSLWKSDNIIPKGDTIIDEIVDAVKELSQNRTGALIIIETFNTVEERVFLSPGVPLNAEITKELLQTIFQTKTLLHDGAVFIRGSEIVAASVILPLSEKTASKRLGTRHRAAMGITELVENCVCVVVSEETGSISLGEKGVLNRPLTSTKLKELLEEKLNVSQDTEVVTGVTRISRQLGFTGWNLVTGLFKKKKPSPKDNYYSQLPKPKDK; this comes from the coding sequence ATGTTTTGGTCGGGTTTTTTTCCTGACAATTTAAAAATTTTTTTGCTATTTTTTCTCGATGTCGGTTTAGTTAGTCTTTTTTTCTATCTAATTATAACCCTTCTCCAAGAACGTCGAGCGCAAAGAATGGTAAGGGGTTTACTGTTTTTAATTATACTTTATTTACTGTGCGATCGCCTCTTAGAGCTAACAATAATTAGCTTTTTTTTAGAACAATTAATCTTAATCTGTTCCCTATCTATGGGGGTAGTTTTCCAGTCAGATTTTAGACGTTTTTTAGAACAACTAGGAAAAGGAGAAATAAAATCACTGTGGAAATCCGATAATATTATTCCAAAAGGAGATACCATTATTGACGAAATAGTTGACGCAGTCAAAGAATTATCCCAAAATCGTACAGGGGCGTTAATTATCATCGAAACCTTTAATACCGTAGAAGAAAGGGTATTCCTAAGCCCGGGGGTACCATTAAACGCCGAAATTACCAAGGAATTATTACAAACCATCTTCCAAACCAAAACCCTCTTGCATGATGGCGCCGTTTTCATTCGAGGCTCAGAAATTGTCGCCGCTAGTGTTATCCTACCCCTATCAGAAAAAACTGCATCCAAAAGATTAGGTACCCGTCATCGGGCAGCTATGGGCATCACGGAGTTAGTGGAAAACTGTGTATGTGTGGTAGTTTCCGAAGAAACAGGCTCAATTTCTCTGGGGGAAAAAGGAGTTTTAAATCGTCCCCTCACCAGCACTAAACTAAAAGAATTATTAGAAGAAAAATTAAATGTCAGTCAAGATACAGAAGTAGTCACAGGAGTAACTCGCATCAGTCGTCAATTGGGCTTTACAGGCTGGAACTTGGTTACTGGTTTATTTAAAAAGAAAAAACCATCTCCTAAAGATAATTACTATAGTCAATTACCTAAACCAAAAGATAAATAG
- the lysA gene encoding diaminopimelate decarboxylase LysA, producing the protein MLVTEKNSAEKFISEFNPNLSPNQQLLPLSAKINNQNHLEIGGCDVIDLVEKFGTSLYIVDEQTLRTSARQYRDAFRKYYPGESQVIYASKAWCCMAIASILASEEIGFDVVSGGELYTTTKALEMSNLGQEYIQNKIYLHGNNKSIAELELAIDSQCKIMVDNWLELENLAKLSAQKQTPVSILVRLTPGIECHTHEYIRTGSIDSKFGFDANQLEAVFTFAKEQEFINCIGLHAHIGSQIFELQPHHDLAGVLADWYKKALDYGLPMAELNVGGGLGIRYTESDDPPSIDQWVETVCKSVLKACQERDITLPKLISEPGRSMVGSSTVTAYSVGGRKEIPNVRTYISVDGGMSDNPRPITYQSLYEVVIANKMTNANTETVTVAGKHCESGDILVKNVALPETKQGDILVVLATGAYNYSMASNYNRLARPAAVLVNEGEANLIIRRETYDDLVKQDLLPSRLA; encoded by the coding sequence ATGTTAGTAACTGAAAAAAATAGCGCCGAAAAGTTTATTTCTGAATTCAACCCTAATTTATCTCCAAATCAACAACTTTTACCTCTCAGTGCAAAAATAAACAACCAAAATCATTTAGAAATCGGTGGTTGTGATGTAATTGATTTAGTTGAAAAATTTGGTACTTCTTTATACATAGTTGATGAGCAAACTTTACGCACTAGCGCCCGTCAATATAGAGATGCTTTTAGAAAATATTACCCCGGGGAATCCCAAGTTATCTATGCTTCAAAGGCTTGGTGTTGTATGGCGATCGCATCTATCTTAGCCAGTGAAGAAATAGGCTTTGATGTAGTTTCTGGAGGGGAACTATATACTACCACAAAAGCTCTTGAGATGAGCAACTTAGGTCAAGAATATATCCAAAATAAAATTTATCTCCACGGCAATAACAAGTCCATCGCCGAATTAGAATTAGCCATCGATAGCCAATGTAAAATCATGGTAGATAACTGGCTAGAATTAGAAAACCTTGCCAAACTATCCGCCCAAAAACAAACCCCCGTTTCCATTCTCGTGCGCCTTACCCCTGGCATTGAATGCCATACCCACGAATATATCCGCACAGGAAGCATCGACAGTAAATTTGGCTTTGATGCTAACCAGCTAGAAGCCGTATTCACCTTTGCCAAAGAGCAAGAATTCATCAACTGTATTGGCTTACACGCCCATATTGGCTCACAAATTTTTGAACTACAACCTCACCATGACTTAGCGGGAGTATTAGCTGACTGGTATAAAAAAGCCCTCGATTATGGTTTACCCATGGCAGAATTAAACGTCGGTGGTGGTTTAGGGATTCGTTACACCGAATCAGATGATCCCCCGAGTATTGACCAATGGGTAGAGACTGTGTGTAAATCCGTTCTCAAAGCCTGTCAAGAGCGTGATATTACCCTACCAAAATTGATTTCCGAACCCGGCCGCTCCATGGTAGGCAGTAGCACTGTTACCGCTTATAGCGTGGGGGGAAGAAAAGAAATTCCCAATGTGAGGACTTATATTTCCGTAGATGGTGGAATGTCCGATAATCCTCGTCCTATTACCTATCAATCCCTTTATGAAGTCGTCATCGCCAATAAAATGACAAACGCTAATACCGAAACCGTGACGGTAGCAGGAAAGCATTGTGAATCAGGAGATATTTTAGTGAAAAATGTTGCCCTTCCCGAGACAAAACAGGGAGATATTCTGGTAGTATTAGCAACAGGGGCTTATAACTATAGTATGGCTTCTAACTACAACCGTCTAGCACGTCCTGCCGCTGTTTTAGTAAATGAAGGAGAAGCAAATTTGATTATTCGTCGTGAAACCTATGATGATTTGGTAAAACAAGATTTATTACCTAGTCGTTTGGCATAG
- a CDS encoding diguanylate cyclase/phosphodiesterase with PAS/PAC sensor(s) produces the protein MTTILVIDDDANIRDSMREILTTLDFQVITAKNGKEGFDFIKQNSLDSIICDVAMPTMSGYELLEIIQKQENIASIPFIFLTANSNTRDMRRGMELGADDYLFKPFSIHSLLKAINTRLEKTARLKKQSAEKLTELRQNISFALPHEINTPLNGINSSAQLLKDYSDNLSEEELKEIADLILDSSKRLTHLMQNFLLYAELELITKDNDKVKSIRESDKSECNVQNIILAVSQEISTQYHRQSDLSLQVDSVMVKIAENNLEKICRELIDNAFKYSQPQNSIKITCHRQSHQWLKVSIFNEGKGMTKEEVEKVGAYMQFQRRKYEQQGSGLGIAIAQKMLEIYGGSLVISSIYQRQTQVDMILPMA, from the coding sequence ATGACAACAATATTGGTAATAGACGATGATGCAAATATTCGGGATAGTATGCGAGAAATCTTAACTACCCTAGATTTTCAAGTCATAACCGCCAAAAATGGCAAAGAAGGGTTTGATTTCATCAAACAAAATTCATTAGATTCAATCATCTGTGATGTTGCCATGCCCACCATGTCGGGCTACGAATTATTGGAAATAATCCAAAAACAAGAAAATATTGCCTCCATACCTTTTATTTTTTTAACGGCTAACTCTAACACCCGTGACATGAGACGAGGTATGGAATTGGGTGCCGATGATTATTTATTCAAACCCTTTAGTATCCATAGCCTTCTCAAAGCTATTAATACCCGCCTAGAGAAAACCGCCCGACTAAAAAAACAGTCAGCCGAAAAACTAACAGAATTAAGACAAAATATCAGTTTTGCCCTCCCCCACGAGATTAACACTCCCCTTAATGGTATCAATAGTTCGGCCCAACTTCTCAAGGACTATTCTGATAATCTTAGTGAAGAAGAATTAAAGGAAATTGCTGATTTAATTTTAGATAGTAGCAAAAGACTAACCCATCTAATGCAAAACTTTCTGCTCTATGCCGAGTTAGAATTGATTACCAAGGATAATGACAAAGTGAAAAGTATCAGGGAGTCGGATAAGTCAGAATGCAATGTTCAAAATATTATCCTTGCTGTCAGTCAAGAAATATCAACTCAATATCATCGTCAGTCAGATTTATCTCTACAGGTTGACAGTGTGATGGTAAAAATTGCGGAAAATAACTTAGAAAAGATATGCCGTGAGTTGATAGATAATGCTTTTAAGTATTCTCAACCTCAAAATTCTATTAAAATTACCTGTCACAGGCAAAGTCATCAATGGTTAAAAGTATCAATTTTCAACGAGGGAAAGGGTATGACAAAGGAAGAAGTGGAAAAGGTAGGGGCATATATGCAGTTTCAACGGCGAAAATATGAGCAACAAGGAAGTGGTTTAGGTATTGCTATTGCTCAAAAAATGCTAGAAATCTATGGTGGTAGTTTAGTTATTAGTAGTATTTATCAACGACAAACCCAAGTTGATATGATATTACCTATGGCTTAA
- the cbpA gene encoding curved DNA-binding protein, which produces MASTDFKDYYSVLGINKSATADEIKKAFRKLAVKYHPDRNPDNKEAEEKFKEISEAYEVLGDADKRKKYDQFGRYWQQAGQSNQSPWGNAGASAGVNFDGFDFSQYSGFDDFIDQLLGRFSNTSSGGYGAAGSRPSGGGFGDFGGFGQQTPNNTASDVEKNISLTFAQAFKGVESKINLGTETISVRIPPGAKSGTKIRLRGKGNVNPMTQQRGDLYLKVDLKPHDFFFFEDDKLVCEVPISPVEAVLGTEISVPTPDGGVSVKIPAGIRHGQSLRLKGKGWSSAKGSRGDLFGRVAIAIPANISNQEKEYYQKIKEISTYNPRQKLENIKL; this is translated from the coding sequence ATGGCAAGTACAGATTTTAAAGATTATTATTCAGTTTTAGGAATTAATAAAAGTGCCACGGCAGATGAGATTAAGAAGGCTTTTCGTAAATTAGCAGTAAAATATCATCCAGATCGTAACCCTGACAATAAAGAAGCTGAAGAAAAGTTTAAAGAAATCAGCGAGGCTTACGAAGTATTAGGAGACGCCGATAAAAGAAAAAAATATGATCAATTTGGACGATATTGGCAACAGGCAGGGCAAAGTAATCAATCTCCTTGGGGAAATGCTGGTGCGAGTGCGGGGGTGAATTTTGATGGTTTTGATTTTAGCCAATATAGCGGATTTGATGACTTTATCGATCAATTATTAGGACGTTTTTCCAATACATCATCTGGAGGTTATGGGGCCGCAGGTAGTCGCCCTAGTGGAGGGGGTTTTGGCGATTTTGGTGGTTTCGGACAACAAACCCCTAATAATACAGCCAGTGATGTGGAAAAAAATATTAGTCTCACTTTTGCCCAGGCTTTTAAGGGAGTCGAGAGTAAAATTAATTTAGGCACAGAGACTATTTCCGTAAGAATTCCCCCCGGGGCTAAATCTGGCACTAAAATTCGTCTGCGGGGTAAGGGAAATGTTAACCCCATGACTCAGCAAAGGGGAGATTTATATTTAAAAGTGGATTTAAAACCCCATGATTTCTTCTTTTTTGAGGATGATAAGTTGGTGTGTGAAGTGCCTATTTCCCCTGTAGAAGCGGTGTTAGGCACTGAAATTTCTGTGCCTACCCCTGATGGTGGTGTAAGTGTGAAAATTCCCGCTGGTATTCGTCATGGGCAGTCTCTACGACTCAAAGGGAAAGGCTGGAGTAGTGCAAAAGGTAGTCGGGGTGATTTGTTTGGGCGCGTTGCGATCGCAATTCCTGCTAATATTAGTAATCAGGAAAAAGAATACTATCAAAAAATAAAAGAAATTAGCACCTATAATCCCAGACAAAAGTTAGAAAACATAAAACTTTAA
- the yadH gene encoding ABC2-type transport system permease component, giving the protein MKYWDETLAVSQRILTELIKRRRSLIFWSIFPISILFINGYILGERANLELSVALKMAAPPSLVGAALFFSCLGGSVATVVSEREQKTLKRLFISPLSGFSYFLGIFLAHALIGVGQTFLVYGVIFLRGETIEGSFFLGLAILFLSIAGYVGVGFILGTQLAKRTEDVNAIVATFGVPLLIIGGTFLPTSLFPDGLLRVAQFNPIFHMNEALIDVWAGGSNFEDVQNHFWFLFIFSGVMVISGWFSYYRMVQSEKAL; this is encoded by the coding sequence ATGAAATATTGGGACGAAACTTTGGCTGTTAGTCAGAGAATTTTAACAGAATTAATTAAGAGAAGAAGAAGTTTAATTTTTTGGTCAATTTTTCCTATTTCCATTCTATTTATTAATGGTTACATCTTAGGAGAAAGGGCAAATTTAGAGTTATCAGTAGCCCTAAAGATGGCAGCCCCTCCTAGCCTTGTGGGGGCCGCTCTATTTTTTAGTTGTTTGGGGGGTAGTGTCGCCACAGTGGTATCAGAAAGGGAGCAAAAGACCTTAAAGCGGTTGTTTATCTCTCCATTGAGCGGTTTTTCTTATTTTCTTGGTATTTTCCTCGCCCATGCTTTAATAGGTGTGGGGCAAACTTTTTTGGTTTATGGAGTAATTTTCTTGAGGGGAGAAACCATCGAGGGTTCTTTTTTCCTTGGACTTGCTATTCTATTTCTTAGTATTGCTGGTTATGTGGGAGTGGGATTTATTTTAGGTACTCAGTTGGCGAAACGCACAGAGGATGTAAATGCGATCGTGGCGACTTTTGGAGTACCATTGTTAATTATTGGGGGTACTTTTTTACCAACTTCTCTTTTCCCCGATGGTTTATTAAGAGTTGCACAATTTAACCCTATTTTTCACATGAATGAGGCTTTAATTGATGTGTGGGCCGGGGGTAGTAATTTTGAAGATGTGCAAAACCATTTTTGGTTTTTATTTATCTTTTCTGGGGTAATGGTTATTAGTGGTTGGTTTTCCTATTATCGAATGGTGCAATCAGAAAAAGCACTTTAA
- the trxB gene encoding thioredoxin reductase (NADPH) TrxB, with protein sequence MKLSSKNYESRLDTVYDAIVVGGGMGGLSAAIYLARYGLKCLVIEKGKGRSVWMQDLRNYLGIDPDAPGRDLIKHGTQQALDWGADYLRAYVEDVKDEGDTFAVKVKVGKKDSVYPIFRSKYLIAASGVIDVLPQLEDMQNVYDYAGYTLHVCMICDGFDMWDQKAVLIAGKESQINAAFVLDWFTPYITVLTHGLFTVSDEMKQKLAERGYPLYESAIARFVGENHKMQGVELEDGTFIEATTGLINMGSIYHNDYLKGIEELQWDGENLITNDMAQTTHDRIFALGDLKKGLNQVSIAVADGTLAATQIWRNIRRKSEPRKWVENIKG encoded by the coding sequence ATGAAATTATCTAGCAAAAATTATGAATCACGCCTTGATACGGTTTATGATGCCATTGTGGTGGGTGGAGGTATGGGAGGCTTATCAGCGGCTATTTATCTGGCTAGATATGGTCTAAAGTGTTTAGTGATTGAAAAGGGTAAGGGGCGCTCGGTATGGATGCAGGATTTACGTAATTATCTAGGAATTGACCCTGATGCCCCTGGTAGGGATTTGATTAAACACGGTACCCAACAAGCCCTTGACTGGGGCGCGGACTATCTTCGGGCTTATGTAGAGGATGTGAAGGATGAGGGAGACACTTTTGCAGTAAAGGTAAAGGTGGGTAAAAAAGATAGTGTTTATCCTATTTTTCGTAGTAAATATTTGATTGCGGCTTCTGGGGTAATTGATGTTTTACCTCAACTAGAGGATATGCAAAATGTTTATGATTATGCTGGTTATACTCTCCATGTTTGTATGATATGTGATGGGTTTGATATGTGGGATCAAAAGGCAGTTTTAATTGCTGGAAAAGAATCCCAAATCAATGCTGCTTTTGTGCTTGATTGGTTTACTCCTTACATTACGGTATTAACCCATGGTTTATTTACTGTAAGTGATGAGATGAAGCAGAAATTGGCAGAGCGTGGTTATCCCTTATACGAAAGTGCGATCGCCCGTTTTGTGGGAGAAAACCATAAAATGCAAGGAGTAGAGCTAGAAGATGGTACATTTATCGAAGCTACCACAGGATTAATCAATATGGGTTCTATTTACCATAACGATTACCTCAAAGGCATAGAAGAGTTGCAATGGGATGGAGAAAACCTTATCACCAATGATATGGCACAAACTACCCACGATCGCATCTTTGCCCTAGGAGATTTGAAAAAAGGTTTAAACCAAGTATCCATTGCCGTCGCCGATGGCACTCTGGCAGCTACCCAAATTTGGCGCAACATTCGCCGTAAAAGTGAGCCTAGAAAGTGGGTGGAAAACATTAAAGGATAA
- a CDS encoding Alkyl hydroperoxide reductase and/or thiol-specific antioxidant family (AhpC/TSA) protein → MARTPSTMLELGTKAPDFSLLDTVSGKIISLQDFTDSKGLLVIFLSCHCPFVKHVRAEYARLSKDYIPQGLSIVAISPNDVKNYPDDAPDKLKEMAEEEGFNFPVCYDETQEVAKAYRAACTPDYYLFDSDLKLVYRGQLDDSRPSLDIPVNGVDMRNAIEALLSGKEIDENQKPSLGCNIKWIKGNEPDYFG, encoded by the coding sequence ATGGCACGTACACCCTCCACAATGTTGGAATTAGGCACAAAAGCCCCTGATTTTAGTCTTCTTGATACCGTATCAGGCAAAATCATCTCGTTACAAGATTTCACCGACTCAAAAGGCTTACTTGTCATCTTCTTATCCTGTCATTGTCCCTTCGTAAAACACGTAAGAGCAGAATATGCAAGATTAAGTAAAGATTATATTCCCCAAGGTTTAAGCATCGTTGCCATCAGCCCCAACGATGTCAAAAATTATCCTGACGATGCCCCCGATAAATTAAAAGAAATGGCAGAAGAAGAAGGCTTCAACTTCCCCGTATGTTATGACGAAACCCAAGAAGTAGCCAAGGCTTATCGTGCGGCTTGTACTCCCGACTATTATCTTTTTGATAGTGATTTAAAATTAGTTTACCGTGGGCAACTAGACGATAGTCGCCCTAGCCTTGATATTCCTGTCAATGGGGTTGATATGCGCAACGCCATCGAAGCCCTATTATCAGGCAAAGAAATTGACGAAAATCAAAAACCTAGCCTCGGTTGCAACATAAAATGGATAAAAGGTAACGAACCCGATTACTTCGGTTAA
- the rtcB gene encoding tRNA-splicing ligase RtcB, translating to MPYEKLELTTKKPILSWASHELGAKETQMAKNVASLPFVYKHVALMPDVHLGKGALVGSVIATKDAIIPAAVGVDIGCGMCAIQTSFKAEQLEGKLKKIRRDIEASIPVGFNQNKEIEKQVSNWQGWKNFRHLHDGVQRLEDKAIKQVGSLGGGNHFIELCLDTEDQVWLMLHSGSRHIGNQLAECHIRTGKELAKMANDKLPDPDLAYFVKGTKEFEDYWRDLQWAQEYARFNREVMMNRFKSIVDKHLAGGKPTKPLLTVNCHHNYAEKETHFDEEVYVTRKGAVRATQSDYGIIPGSMGAKSFIVKGKGNHESFCSCSHGAGRLMSRAMAKKSYSLEDLIEQTEGIECRKDKGIIDEIPSAYKPIEEVMNQQTDLVEIVATLRQLICVKG from the coding sequence ATGCCCTACGAAAAACTAGAACTTACCACAAAAAAACCCATCCTATCATGGGCGAGTCATGAGTTGGGAGCAAAAGAAACCCAAATGGCAAAAAATGTCGCCTCTCTACCCTTTGTTTACAAACACGTCGCCCTGATGCCTGACGTACATTTAGGGAAAGGGGCGCTGGTGGGTTCAGTAATTGCCACAAAAGATGCCATTATTCCCGCCGCCGTGGGAGTAGATATTGGTTGTGGTATGTGTGCCATACAAACATCTTTCAAGGCAGAACAATTGGAAGGAAAATTAAAGAAAATTCGTAGAGACATTGAGGCTAGTATTCCCGTTGGTTTTAATCAAAATAAAGAGATAGAGAAACAGGTAAGTAATTGGCAGGGTTGGAAAAACTTTCGACATCTTCATGATGGAGTACAAAGACTAGAAGACAAAGCCATTAAGCAAGTAGGCTCATTAGGCGGTGGAAATCACTTTATTGAGTTATGCTTAGATACCGAAGATCAAGTATGGTTGATGTTACACTCAGGATCGAGGCATATTGGAAATCAGTTGGCAGAATGTCATATTAGGACAGGAAAAGAGTTAGCGAAAATGGCCAATGATAAATTACCAGATCCTGATTTAGCTTATTTTGTCAAGGGTACAAAAGAATTTGAAGATTATTGGCGAGATTTACAATGGGCGCAGGAATATGCTCGTTTTAATCGAGAAGTGATGATGAATCGTTTTAAGAGTATTGTCGATAAACATTTGGCAGGGGGTAAACCAACTAAACCTTTATTAACGGTTAACTGTCATCATAACTATGCGGAAAAAGAAACTCATTTTGACGAGGAGGTATATGTTACCCGTAAGGGCGCTGTAAGGGCAACACAAAGTGATTATGGTATCATTCCAGGCTCTATGGGGGCTAAGTCTTTTATCGTCAAAGGGAAGGGCAATCATGAGAGTTTTTGTAGTTGCAGTCATGGGGCTGGGCGTTTGATGTCTCGTGCCATGGCGAAAAAAAGTTATTCCCTTGAAGATTTAATTGAGCAAACTGAGGGCATAGAATGTCGTAAGGATAAGGGAATTATTGATGAGATTCCCAGCGCCTATAAACCCATTGAGGAGGTAATGAATCAACAAACTGACTTGGTGGAAATTGTGGCAACTCTGAGGCAGTTGATTTGTGTCAAGGGATAA
- a CDS encoding Peptidoglycan-binding domain 1 encodes MSMIYKKWVLKLSLSIVFLNLFPSLYLHKNYTTNNALRAIASETTNNQNSAVLYDENMQQGYEATNNHQYEEALNYFQTALSYRPDDVYAQRAINNVERMLANSNNTWSMDNLVFILLLSLIILVMIISLTLIIVGVKILNNNKKNPKISYEKNLEQISLNDDNILEENKLLNKGQLAKRINPEVQKPEDKTRELIQELVEGEPKNRNKVIWRLASEADSRAIAPLLDMMMTGNSQEKTLILEAISQIAFNSIKPINQALILALQNDHGSVRKNALRDITKVYELITQIQPIITQTAYHDPDPEVREIALNALEKITSNRNLLPEENNNDYAQEVDATLIQDTPSFDSN; translated from the coding sequence ATGTCTATGATATACAAAAAATGGGTCTTAAAATTAAGTTTATCAATAGTTTTTCTGAATTTATTTCCGAGTTTATACCTCCATAAAAATTATACAACAAACAATGCTTTAAGGGCGATCGCCTCGGAGACGACAAATAATCAAAATTCGGCTGTTTTGTACGATGAAAATATGCAACAAGGCTATGAAGCCACTAATAACCATCAATATGAAGAGGCTTTAAACTATTTTCAAACAGCCCTTTCTTATCGTCCTGATGATGTCTATGCCCAACGAGCTATCAATAATGTTGAAAGGATGTTGGCTAATAGTAATAATACTTGGAGTATGGATAATCTTGTCTTTATATTACTTCTTTCTTTAATTATTTTAGTAATGATTATTAGCTTAACTTTAATTATTGTAGGGGTAAAAATACTCAATAATAACAAGAAAAATCCCAAAATAAGTTACGAAAAAAACTTAGAGCAAATATCTCTGAATGATGATAATATCTTAGAAGAAAACAAATTATTAAATAAAGGACAGTTAGCAAAAAGAATTAACCCAGAAGTTCAAAAACCTGAAGATAAAACCAGAGAATTAATTCAAGAATTAGTAGAAGGGGAGCCAAAAAATAGAAATAAAGTTATTTGGCGTCTAGCTTCCGAAGCTGACTCAAGGGCGATCGCCCCTCTTCTTGATATGATGATGACAGGTAACTCTCAAGAAAAGACCCTAATTTTAGAAGCCATCTCTCAAATAGCCTTCAACAGTATAAAACCCATTAATCAAGCCTTAATATTAGCCCTACAAAATGACCATGGAAGCGTCAGAAAAAACGCCCTCAGAGACATAACCAAAGTCTATGAACTAATTACGCAAATCCAGCCTATCATAACTCAAACAGCTTATCATGATCCCGATCCTGAAGTCAGAGAAATTGCCCTTAACGCCCTAGAAAAAATTACCTCTAACCGTAATTTATTACCCGAAGAAAATAACAATGATTACGCCCAAGAAGTCGATGCGACTCTAATTCAAGACACTCCCAGTTTTGATTCTAATTAA
- a CDS encoding toxin-antitoxin system toxin component, with translation MTTVVNSKKDIFTLLQLHQETIKSYGVKRCGLFGSFSRGEATENSDIDLLVEFEPELKKFKNFINLAFFLQDLFGRKVDVLTPESLSPIFGHRILAEVEYVIFS, from the coding sequence ATGACTACTGTAGTAAATAGTAAAAAAGATATTTTTACTCTATTACAACTACATCAAGAAACCATTAAAAGTTATGGTGTTAAAAGATGTGGTTTATTTGGTTCATTTAGTAGGGGAGAGGCTACGGAAAATAGTGATATTGATTTGTTAGTAGAATTTGAACCTGAGTTAAAAAAATTTAAAAACTTTATCAATTTAGCCTTTTTCTTGCAAGATTTATTTGGGCGTAAAGTAGATGTTTTAACTCCAGAGTCATTAAGTCCTATTTTTGGTCATAGAATATTAGCAGAGGTAGAGTATGTCATATTTTCCTGA
- a CDS encoding toxin-antitoxin system antidote component: MSYFPEDYLGHILLKTSFILDASKDIDKETFLQNPVLTRAIIRSLEIIGEATKRLSNDFRIKYPQISWKEMAGMRDILIHEYFGVDYNLVWDVIMDDIPTLEKKIQAILKDL, translated from the coding sequence ATGTCATATTTTCCTGAAGATTATTTAGGTCATATTTTGCTTAAAACTTCTTTTATTCTTGATGCCTCAAAAGACATAGATAAGGAAACTTTTTTGCAAAATCCTGTTTTAACAAGAGCGATTATTCGCAGTTTGGAAATTATTGGAGAGGCTACAAAAAGATTATCTAATGATTTTAGGATAAAATATCCACAAATTTCATGGAAAGAAATGGCGGGGATGAGGGATATATTAATTCATGAATATTTCGGAGTAGATTATAATTTGGTTTGGGATGTGATTATGGACGATATTCCTACTCTTGAGAAGAAAATTCAAGCTATATTAAAAGATTTATAA
- the ycf37 gene encoding photosystem I assembly-related protein Ycf37 — protein MNENLPVVYISILLGILTIVAVLLLRQILKTRKVENRFSSLQKRLTKERGTPEEYYELAGIYLDKKLYVQAVQLLQRALKASDDIEGENKALIYNALGFAHFSQEQYDIAIRNYKEAIKLYPEYAIALNNLGNVYEKKQLTAQALEVYKEVLKIDAKNSVAKRRVESLEKRFVPQ, from the coding sequence ATGAATGAGAATCTTCCAGTAGTTTATATTTCTATTTTACTTGGAATTTTGACCATTGTTGCAGTTCTTTTATTAAGGCAAATTCTCAAAACAAGAAAAGTAGAAAATAGATTTTCTAGCTTACAAAAAAGACTCACAAAAGAAAGAGGAACTCCCGAAGAATACTATGAATTAGCTGGTATTTATCTGGATAAAAAACTCTATGTTCAAGCAGTACAATTATTACAAAGAGCCTTAAAAGCATCCGATGATATTGAAGGAGAAAATAAAGCCTTAATCTACAACGCTTTAGGTTTTGCTCATTTTTCCCAAGAACAATATGACATTGCTATTCGTAACTATAAAGAAGCCATTAAATTGTACCCTGAATATGCGATCGCCCTTAATAATTTAGGTAACGTATATGAGAAAAAACAACTAACAGCCCAGGCATTAGAAGTATATAAAGAAGTATTAAAAATTGATGCTAAAAACTCTGTGGCAAAACGTAGGGTAGAATCCCTCGAAAAAAGATTTGTTCCTCAATAA